In the genome of Streptomyces sp. NBC_00190, one region contains:
- the ald gene encoding alanine dehydrogenase has translation MKVGIPREVKNNEFRVAITPAGVHELVRNGHQVFIEQNAGVGSSITDAEYVAAGAEILGTADEVWETADLLLKVKEPIAEEYHRLRKDQTLFTYLHLAASRECTDALLESGTTAIAYETVELANRALPLLAPMSEVAGRLAPQVGAYHLMRSAGGRGVLPGGVPGTHAGECVVIGGGVSGWNAAQIAIGMGFHVTLLDRDINKLREADKIFGTKIKTIVSNAYELEKAVIEADLVIGAVLIPGAKAPKLVTNELVAKMKPGSVLVDIAIDQGGCFEDSRPTTHAEPTFQVHNSVFYCVANMPGAVPNTSTYALTNATLPYIVQLANLGWVEALRRDPALGLGLNTHDGQVVYGPVAEAHGLQTLELSTLLG, from the coding sequence ATGAAGGTCGGCATCCCCCGCGAGGTCAAGAACAACGAGTTCCGGGTCGCCATCACGCCCGCCGGCGTGCATGAGCTGGTCCGCAACGGCCACCAGGTCTTCATCGAGCAGAACGCCGGTGTCGGCTCCTCGATCACGGACGCCGAGTACGTCGCCGCCGGAGCCGAGATCCTCGGCACCGCCGACGAGGTCTGGGAGACCGCGGACCTGCTGCTGAAGGTCAAGGAGCCCATCGCGGAGGAGTACCACCGCCTCCGCAAGGACCAGACCCTCTTCACCTACCTGCACCTCGCGGCCTCCCGTGAGTGCACGGACGCCCTGCTGGAGTCCGGCACCACCGCCATCGCGTACGAGACGGTCGAGCTCGCCAACCGCGCGCTGCCGCTGCTCGCCCCGATGTCCGAGGTCGCGGGCCGCCTGGCCCCGCAGGTCGGCGCCTACCACCTGATGCGCTCGGCCGGCGGCCGCGGCGTGCTCCCGGGCGGCGTGCCCGGCACCCACGCCGGCGAGTGCGTGGTCATCGGCGGCGGCGTCTCCGGCTGGAACGCCGCGCAGATCGCCATCGGCATGGGCTTCCACGTGACCCTGCTGGACCGCGACATCAACAAGCTCCGCGAGGCCGACAAGATCTTCGGCACGAAGATCAAGACGATCGTCTCCAACGCCTACGAGCTGGAGAAGGCCGTCATCGAGGCCGACCTCGTCATCGGCGCGGTGCTGATCCCGGGTGCGAAGGCCCCGAAGCTGGTCACCAACGAGCTCGTCGCCAAGATGAAGCCCGGAAGTGTCCTTGTCGACATTGCGATCGACCAGGGCGGCTGCTTCGAGGACTCCCGTCCGACCACCCACGCCGAGCCGACCTTCCAGGTCCACAACTCGGTCTTCTACTGCGTCGCCAACATGCCGGGCGCGGTGCCGAACACCTCCACCTACGCCCTGACGAACGCCACGCTGCCCTACATCGTGCAGCTCGCGAACCTCGGCTGGGTCGAGGCGCTGCGTCGTGACCCCGCGCTCGGCCTGGGCCTCAACACCCATGACGGCCAGGTCGTTTACGGTCCGGTCGCCGAGGCCCACGGCCTGCAGACCCTTGAGCTGAGCACGCTGCTCGGCTGA
- a CDS encoding tetratricopeptide repeat protein — protein MTDFVGRRRELKELREDIARTGLDTLSGRKAKAPRARVLLIAGRPGSGRTALAEAFVREVAGQYPDGVLRTRLTAPGGQTVETERAVRGLLEGLGQPTPPGAGEDELSSALRTALDGRRVVVLVDDAADPHQVDALLPDTPECLVVVTAEGPLTGIPDVRPCTLGGLDTPSAVEMLVQRIGDTRVTADPRAAEALTEECGGQPAALALVGGWLAAHPKASVSDVAKQLHDMPVGTGGPLVRGFRLVYESLPQPAQRTLRLLPLAPAGIVDSHTASALAGCSVAAAQSTLDDFAGLGLLRHAPEGLFLLPGCLVPQLQALLETKERPAEVQLARARMLERTVRLLHSCRAMAEGEDDGLDVREKLEGLPRALRFPDRRAAATWLDTRLPALTAAATLAVADGELDTLARRLVAALVRALAEHRGTAEAAPELYGLHRLVLDVAERRGLHREQAAALLNLADLDAATGRTQEALDRYRAALHAGRAANDPYATGRAMESVGGAYQELEDWHRASDWFGRALAHALARGERPDEARLYGRLGNVHTYAGRYGDALRSWRAAAAGYRRLADVPGQAKALSEMARVQEYAGRPEESLHTCREAVELARRAGDQRLQAALQVRLADTLDRLGDPAAARLHRSAADRLLGDDPAACEIRSDSD, from the coding sequence GTGACGGATTTCGTCGGGCGGCGGCGTGAGCTCAAGGAGCTGCGCGAGGACATCGCACGGACCGGGCTCGACACCCTCTCGGGCCGAAAGGCCAAGGCACCCCGCGCCCGCGTGCTCCTGATCGCCGGGCGGCCGGGGTCCGGACGGACCGCTCTGGCCGAGGCGTTCGTGCGCGAGGTCGCCGGGCAGTACCCCGACGGGGTGCTCCGGACCCGCCTCACCGCACCCGGCGGGCAGACCGTGGAAACCGAGCGGGCCGTCAGGGGCCTGCTGGAGGGGCTGGGGCAGCCCACCCCGCCCGGGGCCGGCGAGGACGAGCTCAGCTCCGCCCTGCGCACCGCGCTCGACGGGCGCCGGGTGGTCGTCCTCGTCGACGACGCCGCCGACCCGCACCAGGTCGACGCCCTGCTCCCGGACACACCCGAGTGCCTCGTCGTGGTCACCGCGGAGGGGCCGCTCACCGGGATTCCGGATGTCCGCCCGTGCACCCTCGGCGGGCTGGACACCCCCTCCGCCGTGGAGATGCTCGTGCAGCGCATCGGCGACACCCGCGTCACCGCCGACCCCCGCGCCGCCGAGGCGCTCACCGAGGAGTGCGGCGGCCAGCCCGCCGCGCTGGCCCTCGTCGGCGGCTGGCTCGCCGCCCACCCCAAGGCCTCCGTCTCTGACGTGGCCAAGCAGCTGCACGACATGCCCGTCGGCACCGGCGGCCCGCTCGTCCGGGGCTTCCGCCTCGTCTACGAGTCCCTGCCGCAGCCCGCCCAGCGGACCCTGCGGCTGCTGCCGCTGGCCCCAGCCGGCATCGTCGACTCGCACACCGCCTCCGCCCTGGCGGGCTGCTCCGTGGCCGCGGCCCAGTCCACGCTCGACGACTTCGCCGGGCTCGGCCTGCTGCGGCACGCCCCCGAGGGCCTGTTCCTGCTGCCCGGCTGCCTCGTGCCCCAGCTCCAGGCCCTGCTGGAGACCAAGGAGCGCCCCGCCGAGGTCCAGCTCGCGCGGGCCCGGATGCTGGAGCGCACCGTACGGCTCCTGCACTCCTGCCGGGCCATGGCCGAGGGCGAGGACGACGGCCTGGACGTACGGGAGAAGCTGGAGGGGCTGCCGCGGGCCCTGCGCTTCCCCGACCGGCGGGCCGCCGCCACCTGGCTCGACACCCGGCTGCCCGCGCTGACGGCCGCGGCCACCCTCGCCGTCGCCGACGGCGAGCTGGACACCCTGGCCCGCAGGCTGGTGGCCGCCCTCGTACGGGCCCTCGCGGAGCACCGCGGCACCGCCGAGGCCGCGCCCGAGCTGTACGGGCTGCACCGGCTGGTCCTGGACGTGGCGGAGCGGCGCGGGCTGCACCGGGAGCAGGCCGCCGCGCTGCTCAACCTGGCCGACCTGGACGCCGCGACCGGGCGGACCCAGGAGGCCCTCGACCGCTACCGGGCCGCGCTGCATGCCGGACGGGCCGCGAACGACCCGTATGCGACGGGCCGCGCGATGGAATCCGTAGGCGGCGCCTACCAGGAGCTGGAGGACTGGCACCGGGCCTCCGACTGGTTCGGCCGGGCGCTGGCCCATGCCCTCGCGCGGGGGGAGCGCCCGGACGAGGCCCGGCTGTACGGGCGGCTCGGAAACGTACACACGTACGCGGGCCGGTACGGGGACGCGCTGCGCAGCTGGCGGGCCGCCGCCGCGGGCTACCGCCGGCTGGCCGATGTCCCGGGTCAGGCGAAGGCGTTGAGCGAGATGGCCCGGGTCCAGGAGTACGCCGGCCGCCCCGAGGAGTCGCTGCACACCTGCCGGGAGGCGGTGGAGCTCGCGCGGCGCGCCGGGGACCAGCGGCTGCAGGCCGCGCTGCAGGTCCGGTTGGCCGACACGCTCGACCGGCTGGGCGACCCCGCGGCCGCCCGGCTGCACCGCTCCGCAGCCGACAGATTGCTGGGAGACGACCCCGCAGCCTGCGAAATCCGTAGTGATTCCGACTGA
- a CDS encoding NUDIX hydrolase: MDIADTAESWEVVASRTPFEGAKTAVRSEQVRMPDDAVVRRDYQVHPGSVCVLALDEDGGVLVLGQYRHPVRHRLWELPAGLLDVPGENPLHAAQRELYEEAHVKAEDWRVLADFFASPGGSDEAIRIFLARGLSEAEGARYKMSEEEADMETARIPLNDLVRAVLAGRIGNPGLVTGVLALSAALAAPGGVDALRPALSPWPARPYEA; encoded by the coding sequence ATGGACATTGCAGACACCGCCGAGTCGTGGGAGGTCGTCGCCTCCCGGACGCCGTTCGAGGGCGCGAAGACGGCGGTCCGGTCCGAGCAGGTACGCATGCCGGACGACGCGGTGGTGCGCCGGGACTACCAGGTGCACCCGGGATCGGTGTGCGTGCTGGCGCTGGACGAGGACGGCGGCGTGCTCGTGCTGGGCCAGTACCGGCACCCGGTACGGCACAGGCTGTGGGAGCTCCCGGCCGGGCTGCTCGACGTACCCGGTGAGAACCCGCTGCACGCGGCCCAGCGGGAGCTGTACGAGGAGGCGCACGTCAAGGCGGAGGACTGGCGGGTGCTCGCCGACTTCTTCGCGTCCCCCGGCGGCTCGGACGAGGCGATCCGGATCTTCCTCGCGCGGGGCCTCTCGGAAGCGGAGGGGGCGCGGTACAAGATGTCGGAAGAGGAAGCGGACATGGAAACCGCCCGCATTCCGCTCAACGACCTGGTCCGGGCCGTCCTCGCGGGCCGGATCGGCAATCCGGGCCTGGTGACGGGGGTCCTGGCGCTGTCCGCGGCCCTGGCCGCCCCGGGCGGCGTCGACGCCCTCCGCCCGGCCCTGTCCCCGTGGCCGGCCCGCCCGTACGAGGCGTAG